The following proteins are co-located in the Noviherbaspirillum sp. UKPF54 genome:
- a CDS encoding cold-shock protein, which translates to MATGIVKWFNDAKGFGFITPDEGGEDLFAHFSAIQSSGFKSLKENQRVSFEVTTGPKGKQASNIQAL; encoded by the coding sequence ATGGCAACTGGTATTGTTAAGTGGTTCAACGACGCAAAAGGTTTTGGTTTCATTACTCCGGATGAAGGCGGCGAAGATCTGTTCGCGCACTTCTCCGCGATCCAGTCGAGCGGATTCAAGTCGCTGAAGGAAAACCAGCGCGTATCTTTCGAAGTCACCACCGGCCCGAAGGGCAAGCAGGCTTCGAACATCCAGGCCCTGTAA
- a CDS encoding methyl-accepting chemotaxis protein: MPKAVASESEVERMVESFARQAAGLGKESASLNGLLDDLAGMSRRQAETFKALAGEIDAMIQANRAIDDVTRASSESVRRARRSVEQIGQGVVGVTNNLGEVAQAAQEITQIALQTRLVAFNASVEAKRAGEAGRGFGVVADAVKDLAAKVEQSSKLITTTVAQLEARIKLLADDILAKEARQAGAARGDTFDAAVSEVERGVEDIARTAQKNLAGCAGVLDSVRELSGQVVDTASALEHANKQTESFLSLSESLIEMVAESGIHTDDTPFIEAAIKTARDISGIFEDAIGNGTLSMADAFDDKYQPIAGTNPEQFLTRFTGFADRMLQDVLEQILSWSPKIVFGIATDMRGYIPTHNRKYSKQQGADPVWNQANCRNRRFFNGRTEMTAIRNTRPFLLQTYRRDMGGGNYVVMKDLSVPIRINGKHWGALRIGYQF, encoded by the coding sequence GTGCCGAAAGCGGTGGCGTCCGAATCGGAAGTCGAGCGCATGGTGGAGAGCTTCGCCCGCCAGGCTGCCGGGCTGGGCAAGGAATCGGCCAGCCTCAATGGCCTGCTCGACGACCTGGCGGGAATGAGCCGTCGGCAAGCGGAAACCTTCAAGGCGCTGGCAGGCGAGATCGATGCCATGATCCAGGCCAATCGCGCCATCGACGATGTCACCAGGGCCAGCAGCGAGTCGGTACGCCGTGCGCGGCGCTCGGTGGAACAGATCGGCCAGGGCGTGGTCGGCGTGACCAATAATCTGGGCGAAGTCGCGCAGGCGGCCCAGGAAATCACTCAGATTGCATTGCAGACCCGGCTGGTGGCATTCAATGCGTCAGTGGAAGCGAAACGCGCGGGCGAGGCAGGGCGCGGGTTCGGCGTGGTGGCCGATGCGGTGAAGGATCTCGCGGCCAAGGTCGAGCAATCTTCCAAGCTGATCACGACCACCGTCGCGCAGCTGGAAGCGCGTATCAAGCTGCTGGCGGACGATATCCTGGCGAAGGAGGCACGGCAGGCGGGCGCTGCCAGAGGCGATACCTTCGACGCCGCAGTATCGGAGGTGGAGCGGGGCGTGGAAGACATTGCACGCACCGCGCAAAAGAACCTGGCCGGATGCGCCGGCGTGCTCGATTCGGTGCGCGAGCTTTCCGGCCAGGTAGTAGATACGGCAAGCGCGCTGGAGCATGCCAATAAGCAGACCGAAAGCTTCCTGTCGCTGTCCGAGTCCCTGATCGAGATGGTGGCCGAAAGCGGCATCCATACCGACGATACCCCGTTCATCGAGGCCGCGATCAAGACCGCCAGGGATATCAGCGGCATTTTCGAGGATGCGATCGGGAACGGCACGCTGTCGATGGCCGATGCCTTCGACGACAAATACCAGCCGATAGCGGGAACCAATCCCGAACAGTTCCTGACCCGCTTTACCGGCTTTGCCGACCGCATGCTGCAGGACGTTCTCGAGCAGATCCTCTCCTGGTCGCCGAAGATCGTGTTCGGCATCGCCACCGACATGCGCGGCTACATCCCCACCCATAACCGCAAGTATTCCAAGCAGCAGGGCGCAGATCCGGTCTGGAATCAGGCAAATTGCCGCAACCGCCGCTTCTTCAACGGGCGCACCGAGATGACAGCCATCCGGAACACGCGGCCATTCCTGCTGCAGACCTACCGGCGCGACATGGGTGGCGGCAATTACGTGGTGATGAAGGACTTGTCGGTGCCGATCCGTATCAATGGCAAGCACTGGGGCGCGCTGCGCATCGGCTACCAGTTCTAG
- a CDS encoding zinc-dependent alcohol dehydrogenase family protein yields the protein MRAMLLDHPHAPLRAARVPIPVPGADEVLIRVGACGVCRTDLHIADGELPPHKSPLIMGHEVVGTVVAAGERVRRFSIGDRVGVPWLGGTCRHCAYCAAQHENLCDTPQFTGYDRDGGYAEYAAADARYCFALPSRYDDIHAAPLLCAGLIGYRAYAMAGDARRLGLYGFGAAAHIIAQVACRQGREIYAFTRPGDTRSQQFARSLGAVWAGDSTAMPPQPLDAAIIFAPLGALVPAALAATRKGATVVCAGIHMSDIPSFPYALLWGERSVRSVANLTRADGDAFFSLAQEIDIQTAPVAYPLEEANRALAELRAGQFDGAAVLLPH from the coding sequence ATGCGCGCCATGCTGCTGGACCACCCGCACGCGCCGCTGAGGGCGGCGCGCGTCCCGATCCCTGTGCCGGGAGCAGATGAAGTCCTGATCCGGGTGGGCGCCTGCGGTGTTTGCCGCACCGACCTGCATATCGCGGACGGCGAGCTGCCCCCGCACAAATCGCCGCTCATCATGGGCCACGAAGTGGTCGGCACGGTCGTCGCCGCCGGCGAGCGGGTGCGCCGTTTTTCCATCGGCGACCGGGTCGGCGTCCCTTGGCTGGGCGGCACCTGCCGCCACTGCGCGTATTGCGCCGCACAGCACGAGAACCTGTGCGACACGCCGCAGTTCACCGGATATGACCGTGACGGCGGCTATGCGGAATATGCGGCGGCCGACGCGCGCTATTGCTTCGCACTTCCGTCGCGCTACGACGATATCCATGCCGCGCCGCTGCTTTGCGCTGGACTGATCGGCTATCGCGCCTACGCGATGGCCGGCGATGCCCGGCGGCTGGGGCTGTACGGTTTCGGTGCCGCGGCGCACATCATTGCTCAGGTCGCATGCCGCCAAGGAAGGGAAATCTATGCCTTCACGCGCCCGGGCGATACGCGATCGCAGCAGTTTGCGCGCTCGCTCGGCGCCGTCTGGGCGGGCGATTCCACGGCAATGCCGCCGCAGCCCCTCGACGCGGCCATCATTTTCGCGCCGCTGGGCGCGTTGGTGCCGGCGGCGCTGGCGGCAACCCGCAAGGGGGCAACCGTGGTCTGCGCCGGCATCCACATGAGCGACATTCCTTCCTTCCCCTACGCATTGCTCTGGGGCGAGCGGAGCGTGCGCTCGGTCGCCAATCTGACGCGCGCCGACGGCGATGCATTTTTTTCTCTCGCCCAGGAGATCGATATCCAGACCGCGCCCGTCGCCTACCCGCTGGAAGAGGCGAACCGGGCACTGGCGGAACTGCGCGCCGGGCAGTTCGACGGCGCCGCCGTCCTGCTGCCCCATTGA